CGATGCTCGGCCTGATGCAGCAGCTGGAGATCGGCCGTATCAGCATCGAGATCATCGACGATTCCGCGACCAACCGCCTGCTCGATTTCGCCGCCAAGAAACAGGGCACGAATCGCGAGGGCGTCGTCGCCATGGCCAAGGGCACCCTGCCCTTCGCACTTGCGCAGCTCCAGAACCCGGAATTCGCGGCCAAGGTAACGGCCGCGATCGGATCCTTCCTCGACGAGCCCGGCTCGCTGAGCATTGTCGCCGCCCCGCCCGCACCGGTTCCGGTGGCGCAGATCATGGGATCGGCGATGAGCACGCCACAGTCCCTGATCAACGTGCTGGGCCTCAACGTGTCGGCGAACGACTAGGCCTTCATCTCGCATCTGCGCGAAAGGCCCGGCGGGACGACCGCCGGGCCTTTCGATTCATAGTCCGGAAATGCTGGCCCGCAGCACGATCTCGGCGCCACGAACGAGTTCGCCGAAACCGGGTAGCCCCGCTCCGTCGGGCTTTCCCGGCATCGCCACAGGCCCGACGTGGACAAATCCGCTTCTCGCGGTCTCCAGCCCCCGGCAAAGCCCCGCGGCGGAGTGGAAGAATACATAGTTGCAGAGATAGCCGCCCGCATCGTCCGACCATTCGACCGCGTGGCCGGCATCGCGCAGGGCGGCCTCCATGGCATTCAGCGGCAGGCCGGATGGCACATGCCCGCGCCCGGCACGTATTTCGCACCGGCCCGGCCGGTTGCCTGCATTGTCGGGGATGTCCGCGCCAATCCCGGTGCGCGCCCTTCTCTCGAGCCTGAAGCCCCTGGCCTCGCGTGCCAGGCCGAAATGCACGGCGACGTGCGGCCGGAAGACTGCCGATACTCTTTCCAGGGCCGGAATCGCCTGCCCGTAATCGACCGGCAGAACCGCGAAGCGGCAGGCGACATCCTCGTCCGCCAGCGGCGGCTCGTTCTCGAAGTGACGGACCAGGCGCTCGGTCGGGTTGACCGGCGCGCCGGGGAACGGCTCGAAGCCGGTGACGAGAAGGCGGACCGTCATCGCGAACCGCCTTCCATGCCGTCAGTCCTTGTCCTTTTCCGGCGCCACGGTGCGCAGGTGCAATTCGCGCAGCTGCGCCGGCGATGCCGGTGCCGGCGCTCCCATCAACAGGTCGGCGGCCTGCTGGTTCATCGGGAACAGCGTGACCTCTCGCAGGTTCCGCGCCCCGACCAGCAGCATGACGATGCGGTCGATGCCGGCCGCCATGCCGCCATGCGGCGGCGCACCGTAGTGGAACGCGCGGTAGAGACCGCCGAAACGCTCCTCGACCGTATTGGCATCGAGACCGACGATGCCGAACGCCTTTACCATGACCTCCGGCAGGTGATTGCGGATGCCACCCGAAGCGATCTCGTAGCCGTTGCAGACCAGATCATATTGCCATGCCTTGATGTTGAGCGGATCCTCGTTCTCCAGCGCCCCGAGGCCGCCGCGCGGCATGGTGAAGGGGTTGTGGCCGAAGTCGATCTTCTTTTCTTCCTCGTCCCACTCGTAGAACGGGAAGTCGACGATCCAGGCAAGTTCGAAACGATCGCGGTCGACCAGGTCGAGTTCCTCGCCGACGCGCGTGCGCGCGTCGCCGGCGAAGGAAGCGAACTTCTTCGGGTCCCCGGCAGCGAAGAAGCAGGCGTCGCCCGGCTTGAGGCCAAGCTGCACCCGGATAGCCTCGGTGCGTTCCTCGCCGATGTTCTTGGCGATCGGACCGGCGCCCTCGACCTTTCCGTTCTCCTCGCGCCAGAAGATGTAGCCGAGGCCCGGCTGGCCCTGCCCCTGCGCCCAGGAATTCATGCGGTCGCAGAATGCGCGGCTGCCGCCTGTCGGCGCAGGAACCGCCCAGACCGCTCCGCGCGGATCGTTGGCGAGAATGTTGGCGAAGACCTTGAAGCCGGAACCGCGGAAATGTTCCGACACGTCCTGCATGATGATCGGGTTGCGCAGGTCAGGCTTGTCGGTACCGTATTTCAGGATGGCCTCGTCATAGGGAATGCGCGGGAACTCCTCCGTCACCGGCTTGCCCTTGGCAAATTCCTCGAACACGCCGCGAACGACCGGCTCCATCGTGTTCAGGATGTCATCCTGCTCGACGAAGCTCATCTCGAGGTCGAGCTGGTAGAACTCGCCCGGAAGGCGGTCGGCGCGCGGGTCCTCGTCGCGGAAGCAGGGCGCGATCTGGAAGTAGCGGTCGAAACCGGAGACCATCAGCAACTGCTTGTACTGCTGCGGCGCCTGCGGCAGGGCGTAGAAATTGCCGGGATGAATGCGCGACGGCACGAGAAAGTCGCGCGCGCCCTCCGGCGACGACGCCGTCAGGATCGGCGTCTGGAACTCGGTGAACCCGGCCGACGCCATGCGCCGGCGCATCGACGAGATCACCTCGGAACGGGTCATGATGTTGTTGTGCAACGTCTCGCGGCGCAGGTCGAGGAACCTGTATTTCAGCCGGATGTCCTCCGGATAGTCCGGCTCGCCGAAGACCGGAAGCGGCAGTTCTCGCGCCTCCGAAAGCACTTCCATCTCGCGTGCGAACACCTCGATCTCGCCGGTCGGCAGATTCGGATTGACCGTCTCCTCGGAACGCGGCTTGACCTCGCCGTCGATACGGACCACCCACTCGCCACGCACCTTCTCGGCCGTGGAAAAGCAGTCGGAATCCGGGTCGGCGACAATCTGGGTGATGCCGAAATGGTCGCGCAGGTCGATGAAGAGAACGCCGCCATGATCGCGAACGCGATGGACCCATCCGGAAAGACGGACGGTAGATCCTGCGTCCGATTTGCGGAGAGCGCCGCATGTGTGGCTGCGGTAACGGTGCATTGGTAATCGCCTTTGTCTGCCGGGCGCGGTGTTCGCGCCGCAATTTCAGTGCTGCGGGAAATCGCGCGGAAAAGCGCACGGGCGAAGCGATTTGTCAAGGCGATCCGGCGTGGCAGCCGTTGCGAAAGCAATCCTCGAAACCGGCAGCAGCCAACTGACGGGGAAAGGCCAAAGCCGGCACTGGTACACGGCGCAAAGGGGCGGCATAGTGATGCCAGTCCGCCATGTCCACAACCGGTCGAATGAACCTACGTCCTCTCGTCCCGCTTCTAGTCGCGGCGTCCATCATGCTGGCCGGGAACGGCGTCCAGGGAACGCTGATCGCGATTCGCGGCGCCCAGGAGGGATTCTCCACCAGCCTTATCGGTTTCATGGGCACCGCATATTTCGGCGGGTTCCTGCTCGGCTGCGTGATGATCAGCCGGATGCTCAACGCGGTCGGGCATATCCGCACCTTCGCCGCCCTGGCGGCAATCGCCGCTTCCGGAACGCTCCTGCTCGTGCTGCTGCTGAACGGCCCGGCCTGGATCGCGATCCGCTTCGTGATGGGATTCTGCTTCTCCGGCCTCTTCACGACGATCGAAAGCTGGCTCAATTCCAGCGTCGACAATTCCGGCCGCGGGCGGCTGCTTTCGATCTACCGGATCATAGACATCGTGGCGGTGACGGGCGCCCAGTTCATCCTTCCGGCATTCGGCACCGGCGGTTTCACCGTGTTCGCCGTCATGGCGGTGATGATCACCATGTCGCTGGTTCCGGTCTCGCTCGCCGACCGCTCCAGCCCGACGCCGCCGCGCGACATACATTTCGACATGAAAGGCATCTGGCGCCTGTCGCCACTGGCCTGCATCGGCTGCCTGGCCATCGGCGCCACGAACAGCGCATTCCGTCTAATCGGACCGGTTTACGCGCAGGATATCGGGCTGTCGATCACCTCCGTCGCCACATTCATGAGTGCCGGCATCTTCGGCGGTGCGATCCTGCAATATCCGCTCGGTTACTGGTCCGACAAGCACGACCGGCGCGTGGTCCTGATGGCCGCAAGCGGAGGCGCGGTCGTCGCCGGACTGTTCCTCGGCTTCGGCGCCGGCGTATCGCCGATTGCAAATTATGCCGGTATCTTCCTGTTCGGCGCCTTCGCCCTGCCCCTCTACTCGCTGTCCGTCGCGCACGCGAACGACTACGCGGAACCGACACAATATGTCATGGTCTCGGCCGGCCTGATGTTCTGCTTCTCCGCCGGAGCGATGGTCGGCCCGTTCGTCTCGTCCTTCGTGGTCGAGCTTTACGCCCCCCCGGCACTGTTCACCTATACCAGCGCGGTGCACGCTACATTGATCGTCGCGACGCTCTGGCGCATGAGGGTACGCGGTCCCGTCCCGGCGGCACGTCGCGGCGCGTTCACCATGCTGCTGCGCACATCGCCGCTGCTGGCGCGGCTGGCAGGCAACGGAAAAATGCGCAAAACCGACGAGCCGAAACAATCGACAAACCCCGGAGACACGGCTAAAGA
This portion of the Oricola thermophila genome encodes:
- a CDS encoding MFS transporter, which encodes MNLRPLVPLLVAASIMLAGNGVQGTLIAIRGAQEGFSTSLIGFMGTAYFGGFLLGCVMISRMLNAVGHIRTFAALAAIAASGTLLLVLLLNGPAWIAIRFVMGFCFSGLFTTIESWLNSSVDNSGRGRLLSIYRIIDIVAVTGAQFILPAFGTGGFTVFAVMAVMITMSLVPVSLADRSSPTPPRDIHFDMKGIWRLSPLACIGCLAIGATNSAFRLIGPVYAQDIGLSITSVATFMSAGIFGGAILQYPLGYWSDKHDRRVVLMAASGGAVVAGLFLGFGAGVSPIANYAGIFLFGAFALPLYSLSVAHANDYAEPTQYVMVSAGLMFCFSAGAMVGPFVSSFVVELYAPPALFTYTSAVHATLIVATLWRMRVRGPVPAARRGAFTMLLRTSPLLARLAGNGKMRKTDEPKQSTNPGDTAKDLSA
- the aspS gene encoding aspartate--tRNA ligase, with the protein product MHRYRSHTCGALRKSDAGSTVRLSGWVHRVRDHGGVLFIDLRDHFGITQIVADPDSDCFSTAEKVRGEWVVRIDGEVKPRSEETVNPNLPTGEIEVFAREMEVLSEARELPLPVFGEPDYPEDIRLKYRFLDLRRETLHNNIMTRSEVISSMRRRMASAGFTEFQTPILTASSPEGARDFLVPSRIHPGNFYALPQAPQQYKQLLMVSGFDRYFQIAPCFRDEDPRADRLPGEFYQLDLEMSFVEQDDILNTMEPVVRGVFEEFAKGKPVTEEFPRIPYDEAILKYGTDKPDLRNPIIMQDVSEHFRGSGFKVFANILANDPRGAVWAVPAPTGGSRAFCDRMNSWAQGQGQPGLGYIFWREENGKVEGAGPIAKNIGEERTEAIRVQLGLKPGDACFFAAGDPKKFASFAGDARTRVGEELDLVDRDRFELAWIVDFPFYEWDEEEKKIDFGHNPFTMPRGGLGALENEDPLNIKAWQYDLVCNGYEIASGGIRNHLPEVMVKAFGIVGLDANTVEERFGGLYRAFHYGAPPHGGMAAGIDRIVMLLVGARNLREVTLFPMNQQAADLLMGAPAPASPAQLRELHLRTVAPEKDKD
- a CDS encoding pyroglutamyl-peptidase I; translated protein: MTVRLLVTGFEPFPGAPVNPTERLVRHFENEPPLADEDVACRFAVLPVDYGQAIPALERVSAVFRPHVAVHFGLAREARGFRLERRARTGIGADIPDNAGNRPGRCEIRAGRGHVPSGLPLNAMEAALRDAGHAVEWSDDAGGYLCNYVFFHSAAGLCRGLETARSGFVHVGPVAMPGKPDGAGLPGFGELVRGAEIVLRASISGL